A portion of the Podospora pseudoanserina strain CBS 124.78 chromosome 2, whole genome shotgun sequence genome contains these proteins:
- the TTR1 gene encoding Glutaredoxin (EggNog:ENOG503P6QI; COG:O) has product MSFFFRRFFSSATSPATMDAAQKKAQQLIDDNAVMVFSKSYCPYCNNTKRLLDSYNAKYKAIELNQEDDGDDIQAALAKITGQRTVPNIFINKQHIGGNSDLEAVASKGKDGKKLEELLKEAGAL; this is encoded by the exons atgtccttcttctttcgcagattcttctcctcagcaacctcaccagcaaccatGGACGCCGCCCAGAAGAAAGCCCAGCAGTTGATCGATGACAATGCTGTCA TGGTCTTTAGCAAGTCCTACTGCCCCTActgcaacaacaccaagcgcCTCCTCGACTCCTACAACGCCAAGTACAAGGCCATCGAGCTCAACCAGGaggacgacggcgacgacatCCAGGCCGCGCTCGCCAAGATCACCGGCCAGAGGACGGTGCCAAACATTTtcatcaacaagcagcacATTGGTGGCAACAGCGATCTCGAGGCCGTGGCcagcaagggcaaggacggcaagaagCTTGAGGAGTTGTTGAAGGAGGCTGGTGCTCTCTAA
- a CDS encoding hypothetical protein (EggNog:ENOG503P29T; COG:S), which translates to MRRYGFSSRPSLSPFSSSLGHGGVPNVTDEDFSYITSQDLQDQGVDVPSRSYAPPSQYYDVYSSSAPSQAYLRNKPEDDVMLVKYQGITYPEHFPAYCIGDGKLLVSDVRERVRMIMDLTDRQAKRVKLYYKGRRLRDADAPVRGYGVKNNSEVLMVLDDSGQASSEDSNEELVVVGRNKYEGQVIRNGREKSHRYAPSSPRTSRRDGFGGRSPRETTSSFGSLDIPADDGRGYRRAKSRVRTQSPSGSALSTASAPNLPSISPPPMGKPGGPIQRLNNLALHFETTLLPLCIDFMARPPPDAGEREKEHRKISETIMQQVILKLDEVDTSTEDGARARRKELVKYVQDILKLVDDVKAKGRV; encoded by the coding sequence ATGCGTCGCTACGGTTTCTCCAGTCGCCCAAGCCTCTCTCCTTTTAGCTCCAgcctcggccatggcggcgtCCCCAACGTCACCGACGAGGACTTCAGCTACATCACCTCGCAGGATCTTCAGGACCAAGGCGTAGACGTCCCTAGCCGTTCCTATGCCCCTCCATCACAGTACTACGACGTctactcctcctctgccccgTCCCAGGCTTACTTGCGTAACAAGCCTGAAGACGATGTTATGCTGGTCAAGTACCAGGGCATCACCTACCCGGAGCACTTTCCCGCCTACTGCATCGGCGACGGAAAATTGCTTGTCAGCGATGTGCGGGAGCGTGTGCGGATGATCATGGACCTCACAGATCGCCAGGCAAAGCGTGTCAAGCTCTACTACAAGGGACGCCGGCTGAGAGATGCCGACGCTCCTGTAAGGGGATATGGTGTCAAGAACAACAGCGAGGTCCTTATGGTCTTGGATGATTCAGGTCAGGCAAGCAGCGAGGACAGCAACgaggagttggttgttgtcggcCGCAACAAGTACGAAGGCCAAGTGATCAGGAATGGGCGCGAGAAGAGTCACCGATAtgccccttcctcgccgagGACAAGCCGGAGGGATGGCTTCGGGGGACGCAGCCCTCGGGAGACCACATCATCTTTCGGCAGCCTCGACATTCCGGCCGATGATGGCAGAGGCTACAGACGGGCCAAGTCCAGGGTTCGGACCCAGTCTCCCTCGGGATCGGCCCTGTCCACTGCCAGCGCCCCCAACCTTCCTTCTATTTCACCTCCCCCTATGGGCAAGCCTGGCGGTCCTATTCAGCGACTTaacaacctcgcccttcATTTTGAGACGACACTTCTTCCCTTGTGCATCGACTTTATGGCACGGCCACCCCCGGACGCCGgtgaaagagaaaaggagCACAGGAAGATTTCGGAGACGATTATGCAGCAGGTGATTCTCAAGCTCGACGAGGTCGATACCTCGACAGAAGATGGAGCCAGAGCTAGAAGAAAGGAGTTGGTCAAGTATGTCCAGGACATCTTAAAgctcgttgatgatgtcaagGCGAAGGGAAGGGTATAA